From the Candida dubliniensis CD36 chromosome 2, complete sequence genome, the window taaacaatattttttaaaagtttTGCTCCTTTGTCGTCGTCAGACAAagataatttctttatagcttttttcaatttttcagcTTTAGGGGATTTTTCCAATTGCAAGACTTCTATAGCAGATACAAGAACAAAGGCTGGTTGCCCAGAAACCCAATCTTCGACGTTGATTTCATCAGCCACCCTCTCTGCAAACTCGCTACCGATACCAGGAGATGCAGCTTGACCAGTTTTCACTAACTTCTTAGACTCATTGTCGAATTTGAATTCGTTTCCTTGAATTAAAGATTTCACCAATCTTGAAACAAATGGGGCTTTATTGAGTAAATGGTAATCTTCGAGCACATCGCcacaaattgttttttgaaaaatcataTCGACCAACTGAGGTctcaaatttttattaactTCCTCGACTTTGGTTGATGTGAGGATTAATTCAGTTATTACTTGAGCAGCAATGTTTACTTGTAATAATTTGACTATAGACTCTTCATCCAATAATGCCTTGTAAATTGGTACTATTGATCTTTCCAAAAGTTCCGATTTTCTTTGCTCTTTGTCCTTTTTAGAAGTTTTTTTGTAAGCCAATTCTTCATATCCCAATAATGCATTCTTTACGTTAGGAGCAAAATACTTGCCATCTAAACCTTTCAACAAGTACAATATGGGTCTTCTTGAAAATTTATCTTGAATTAACTCAGGAACTAATTCCGAAGTAAATATTTCTGTAccaaatgatttaaaaattaaaacagTATCATCAACAGTCATGAACAAGGTGATTAACACAATATTACCATATTCatttttgatcaattcattGCTGTGGGTTTTCAAACCTCTGATGATTACTTTACGCTCCTTAGCGTTAGCAAGGGCAATTAAATTACAAGCGACATCAGAACCTTCTTGGGTATGGACCAACTCTGCGAATTGCTCACCAAGCAAATCAATAAAGTCACGAATAGCAGAATCGTTAGCGTCAATGTCATCTTTTAATACAGTAACATACTCCTTCATGGCTGCGTgtaaaatttgaaatccGGTAGAACCTTTCTCAACTGAAGCCTTAATGGTACCATATAAATTACTCATAATCAATTGCTTCTTTTCAGCCAGCTCTCTAGTAATATCTAAAACAGTTTTCCCCTTACCAGAGTCTCTGAAAACAGCATATTGCGATCCCCAAAACTCTCTAATCATTTGTTGTCTTTGTTCAGAAGTGGAGTAGAGCACATACAAATCTTCAACAACATAGGCACCTTCTTTGTGTCTCATTAATTTACGCAATTTACCATgtaattcatcaacaatgaTAGCTCTAGATTCTTTCGATCCATAATGCAAAAGcttaatcaacaaatacTTCCCATATGCAGAAGTTGCCAACTGGTAAAAAGAACCCTTCAACGAATTCACTATAATGtctcttctttctttatttgaATACTTCACTAAAGTTTGAACCACACGAGAAGCATCATGTTTCATAACAAGATCGCTGATTACATCATGAGACAATTCCCAGACTTCGTCACATAATCTATCACGTTGTGCTTTGGTTGGAGCTGGTTTGGTGACTCTCAACTTTTCCCATAAGCTTTTGATTTTCTGTACTTGAATACCTGCTTTCCTCTGTAATTTACGTTCACttaatatctttttctGTTCTGAATGTTGTTCTTTCgatgtttttttgtttggatCAATGTGGTCATTATCTCCATTTTCTTGgtcctcttcctcttcctcaTCATTATCGTCCTCTCCCTCTCCCTCGTCCTCTTCATCTTTATCTCCCTTcacatcttcatcatccaAGTCATctaattcatcttcatcctCACTGATATCCAAATCGTCCTCAGAACTGGATTCTGCGTCACTTTCTTGGATTTGATCCTCTGAATGCTCGCTCTCAGAAGAAGGTGAGGGAAGTTCTTCAGCTAACTTTGCCTTCTTGGAAGCtttattgttgtatttGTCCGCAGAACGCTTCACTCCCTTAACTTTGTTACCCATTGGTGATAGTTTACTTTCCTAATAATTGACCTTGGTAAGACTTGggtttaaaaaaaaaaaaaaaaaaaaaatagaaaaatatttcagATGAGCATCGTAAACATTTTGGTCGTGTCAACCGTCAAAATGCGACTTTCAAAAAGTATTGGTGGTACTTTAGACACgaacaaaaattaatatCAGATAATAACTTCAAGGGGTTATCTCCACACTTTAGAAATGTTCAGATCATTAGTCAGAAAAACAACACCCTTGCTTGCATTTGGAGTAGGAATAGCAGCATTTCCCAAAGATTGGAGAAAAGGTCAGTTTGGTGATAAAAAGTTGTTGGTCATCAATGATTCAGTTCTAGAGCAAATTCGGTCATCTGAGAGATACAAGCAATTGGTCAATGACCCTAATCTTAAACATTACAATTCAAGTCATGCTTTCCCAGATCAGCATCATAAAAATTACGTAAACACTGGACTTTTGTTTGGACCTGATTTGATGGAAATAGACCCGATAGTATTTCTTGATGAAAAGAAGGGGGAGTTGACCAGTTTTTATCATTTGGGGGATAAGCTTATTAGCCAAGATGGACAAATCCACAATGGAATCGTGTCCACAATTTTGGATGAAGGATTGTGTTCTGCAGGATTCCCATTATTGCCATCGAAGAAAGGCGTTACTGCCAGTTTACtgattgatttcaaaaaccAAGCACCACCACAAAGTACTGTAGTGCTACATGCAAAGGTAAAGGAGGCCAAGGGTAGAAAAGTTGTCATTGAAGGTTACTTGGAAACTTTGCCATTGAATAAATCAGAGTCACCATTGTTAATTGCTGAGTCCAAGTGTGTGCTTGTTGAACCAAAATGGTTCAAGTACTTTGCTTGGTTGCAAGTCTAGACGTCATTGTACGTGTTCACAAACATCAATCAGAATTCATTATTACAGGTGCTTTATAGCTGTTATCGcttattataataatattgttattaatttttgttaGACTAGTAAACTATTAAGGAGCTCTATTACGTCATTGATATGTACATTGTATGTATGTACGTTAGAATAAACATAAGCCTATCTTGTTTCATACTCAGCAGACCGGTAATTACTCGAAAACTTGAtgtaaaacaaaatttggACTGACAAATATTAACCATTTCcccaaattttttcttcatagGTTACAACTAACGGACACGCTGTTGAGCCTGAACAATTGTGACCCTGCTCGAAATCCTCGGGATCTGCATAAACTAAGTTGCTCTCGAACATGTTAACACTTTATTGATAGTACTGCTTTTGATTGCTCAATTACACAAAATCGAAATGGTATTAAattttaatcaatcaataaattaattattattatagcctcaacaacaacaacaagttaAAAAAAGTACTTGCTGTTCTGCATATAATTCCCAAGCaatatcaagaaattgaCTATGGTGTGtgtttgtgtgtgtggCACTTGAATTTTAGTAGATTGCTACGTTAtgttaattaattaatggttTGTTTCCAAGTTTAGCAATCTCAGCATTTCGAGACTTGATGACGTTTGGAAAGAGCATAAATCCATAACTGTACTTCAAGAAAATTTAGTGGCGTTGTTGCTAAGTTGCTATGATCATTTATGGTGAGTAATAACAATGTCCGccttcaattgatgaagattgATTTTGGGTATAAATAGAGGTGAAGTTCCACAGTTTAGATTTTGATTtgcattctttttttttctcatcattataaaaacaaaacaacaaaacaacaattaaacaTGTCCGACTTAGGTAGAAAAGATATTGGTGATAAAATCGAATCTAAATTGACTCCAGATTCTCAAAAATCCACTCCTGAACAATTCAAGGATAAGGTTACTGACTCCCTTGACAGTGCTGCTGGTAAAGCTACTTCTGAAAACGACAAGTCATTTGTCCAAAAAGCTTCTGACGCTATTTTTGGTGATTCCAAATAAACAATGACTGGAAGGGCCTCAATTGAGTTGAAGTCTTAGCTACTATTTTTTTCGGTTATTAGATGAGCTATTGAGCTATCTATTTTATAAATACTTTTTGATATTCtttagtttattttatattctttaataaatttaaagctattaatcaatcaatgtCAAAACTGTAAAATTGTGGGGGAAAAACATAGTGAGTGTTGCTACCAAATGTAAAGTTTGTGTCGCGTCTCACTTCTTTTCTCGttctctttttcaataCTAATGCGcgtaaatcaaataaacaaaaaaaataatgaaaaacatGAATGAAAATACATATCACTAGTTTTCTTCCATAGTGAACAACGAAACCAAATTAATACAGATGACTGTTTCTCCTAACATTGCAGAACAAGCATATCTTGATTTatgtaaaaaaattattgatgaaggTGAACATCGTCCTGATAGAACTGGTACAGGTACAAAATCACTCTTTGCTCCACCACAGTTaagatttgatttatcaaatgataCCTTTCCTTTATTAACCACTAAAAAGGTTTTTTCAAAAGGGATTATTCATGAATTATTATGGTTTGTTGCTGGGTCTACTGATGCTAAAATATTAAGCGAAAAGGGAGTGAAAATCTGGGAAGGCAATGGATCTCGTGAGTTTTTAGACAAATTAGGATTGACTCATCGTCGTGAAGGGGATTTGGGACCAGTTTATGGTTTCCAATGGAGACATTTTGGTGCAGAATATAAAGATTGTGATTCTGATTATAGTGGCCAAGGATTTGATCAGTTACAAGAtgttattaaaaaattgaaaacaaatcCTTATGATAGAAGAATTATCATGTCTGCTTGGAATCCACCAGATTTTGCTAAAATGGCATTACCTCCATGTCATGTattttgtcaattttaTGTGAACTTCCCTACATCTCAACCAGACTCAAATAATCCCAAACAAGCTAAAACCGCCAAACCAAAATTATCTTGTTTATTGTATCAAAGATCTTGTGATATGGGGTTAGGTGTACCATTTAATATTGCATCCTACGCGTTGTTAACTAAGATGATTGCACATGTGGTGGATATGGACTGTGGCGAATTCATTCATACTTTAGGTGATGCACATGTCTATTTGGATCATATAGATGCCTTGAAGGaacaatttgaaagaattcCAAAACAATTTCCTAAATTGGTTATCAAAGAGGAAAGAAAAGCAGAAATTAAATCCATTGATGACTTTAAATTTGAGGATTTCGAAATAATTGGATACGAACCATATCCACctataaaaatgaaaatgagtGTGTGAGATACATATATTGATATATCTAGGTATATATAGAGAGATAGAAGTtaagtcaaaaaaaaaaaaagaaaaaaattataagaCTATACAGTCATTGCCCTAGGATATTGTATTAGCCAATAGTTGTATATCTGCGATTTCTTTGTGATGTTTTATCTTCCTGGAAATCAAATATGGATAAATCAGCTTGATCGAATCCATCTAATGATTGACGCTTTTTGTTGGTGGTTTTTGCTGTATTGGTTATATTAGATAATGCTTTGCGCTTATTTTGAGGTTCTTCTTGATCCTTTGATTCTTGTTGTGATTCATTGGCTCTTTTCTTCGAATTTGTAGTATAGTTTATTAACACATTATCACCAACTGCATCCAACATTTTGATAGATTCCCTTCTCATTTTAGCACGCATAGACAAAGGTTTGTAGTTCACTTCTTTTCTGTTCCGTGAAGGTCTTCTTGGAGGAAGTTCTTCTGATGATGCACGTGTACTTGCCGGTGGTTCTGATCCTACAGTTTCAGGATCTGGTTTCTCTTCAGTTTTAACTAAAGAAGTGGATTTTTTAGTTGGTTTGTTAGCAGATTTTTTGCCCTTTTCTTTGCTTTCTTTGGCTGTCTTCGATTTCAGTTTGAGTGTTGATATGGGTTCATCACTGTTGATTTGTGAGCTTGAGCTTGAGCTTGAGCTTGAGCTTGAACTTGGATACTCCTTCAATTTAGTATTTACGTCGCCCAGGTCTTCCTGTAATACTGAGCTTTTCTCATTGAATGTCGATTCCAAAGGTAATTTTGATTCACTACTTACAGGAGGTAGATCCCAAGTAGTTTTATCTTCATTCTTTGTGGTAGTTGTAGTAGTACTATTACTAGCGATTGTCACCAAATCATCCGATTCCAGTTGTTCTAAAATCGTTGAAAAATTCTCTAATgactctttcttttcttctggtaattttttcttgaaataTTGAGGGACTCCATAGTTATTTGCTTTGCTTTCTTTGACAACTTTTTCCTCAATATCAAAAGCTGGTGTTGAAGTAGTTGAATTTAAAGGTGTTGAGGTTTCTGGTCTTATCAGCTGGACTAAACAATCTAGTTGTACATTTCTTGGTAATCCATTAGTAATTCTTGATTGTTGAATCAGTTGTAAAacattgttgaaattgttcaTCACATTCGACTCAATGGAAGTCACTAAAGACAAAAGGGTATTACGTAGTCTAGTATTCTCTAAATTAGATTGGTTTAATctattttccaattctgTTATTTTGGTAGAGTAGATTGCATTTCTTTTAGCCAATATTCTGTTTTGATCAACATATGtttgaattaattcatcttcTCCCAAGTTAATTTCctttgatgatgatgatgatgatgatgatgaactTGTGGGTAGATTAGGTGTTATATTTATCGACAGACGTCGTCTTGTGCCCTTATCACTAACAGGAATTTCAGATTTCCTTGCCATATTTGACTAGTTTTGAATTATATCTCTGGTAATGATGGAATGGCCAAATGAATTAGGTggtaaacaaaaacaaaaagcaAAGAGGAAAATTCGAGGActtaaaaaatcaaatcaaaacaaaaccaaagccaaaaaaaaaaaaaaaaaaattataaacaacgccaaaaaatcaaaacattCACTAAACATTTCATTCATCATTACCACAACAAAACCCCTAAATGCTGAAGACAAATACTGCTATATACCAAAAGATTACTGAGAAAAGAGCAAACTTGGAACGATTTAGAgaatttaaagaattgaCGGATGATTTGGTTTTACAACTAGAGTCTATAGGTGACAAATTAGAGACAATGAATGGAGGAACTGCAAGTGTAGCATTAATTTTAGCAAATTGGAAAAGTGTGGTGCAATCTATTTCATTAGCATCTTTAGCTTTAATGAAAGAatctaatgataataacaaaGAGGCTTTCCCTGAACCATTAGTGAGAGTTCGTGTTGGACAAgcaaatgatgaaaatcaagaagaagaagaagatgatgaagaagatgaagatgaagatgttagagaaaatgaagaaattgaagagTCCATGcaataataaagaataatattgctactgctactactactactactactactactacatATGTATTAAAAATGGGTATATGACGACTTAAATTCTAGCTTGTTCTTTCACTGCTTCAACCcaagatttgaatttggtaTTTCCAAGTTGTTttgttaattgatttaacaaTGATTCATTGAATTCCTTGATGATGATACTATCTTCATATTCAGCATTATTTATTTCCGGATTGGtcaataattgatcaagTTTAGGAATAGCTCCTGggttttgttttaaagTTTTATATAAAGCTGACTTTTTagcttttcttttaatggttttatcatcatcattatcattcGATTGATATAACTTTTCATTACCCAAAACTAATAAACGCACTAATATCATACTTGAATAGTAGTTAGCTATACTTTCATTGTAGATTGATTCAGCAATTCTGAAAGCATACGAGAATCCCAATTTGTTTGAAACTAATGGTTTGATAGTAGTCAACAAGTTGATAATTTCACtgttatttaattcaaacCCATTcacaaatttatcaaaataaatgTCAACAATTGGTTCAATATATTGTTTAGTTATTTCTTGGTTGACATAATTCTTTGTAAACGTTGGTTTTGTAATGGCTTCGAGTCTACCATTTTCTGCAATCAGAtgttttataattttttgatatttaatGATTAGCAATTCATGATTAATATCTTTTAAATTGTCACTATTCCCCGATGCAACTGATGATAGTTTGGCAAGTGAATACttgatttgttgattatcTAAACTGTCATTTTCTTCAGCTGCCACAATTAAAGAATCAGATGCTTCAGTAAACTCACTATCCAATAAATATCTAATCCATGATACGTTGGCGGTTTTCTTGGGGTTCTCTTTAAAATACTGCAAAAGAAAGTGTTTATAATTCGTGAAAGACAATAGTAATTTCTGAATCTTGTTCGTTtctaaataataatcataaacACAACTGGCG encodes:
- a CDS encoding thymidylate synthase, putative (Similar to S. cerevisiae TMP1) — translated: MTVSPNIAEQAYLDLCKKIIDEGEHRPDRTGTGTKSLFAPPQLRFDLSNDTFPLLTTKKVFSKGIIHELLWFVAGSTDAKILSEKGVKIWEGNGSREFLDKLGLTHRREGDLGPVYGFQWRHFGAEYKDCDSDYSGQGFDQLQDVIKKLKTNPYDRRIIMSAWNPPDFAKMALPPCHVFCQFYVNFPTSQPDSNNPKQAKTAKPKLSCLLYQRSCDMGLGVPFNIASYALLTKMIAHVVDMDCGEFIHTLGDAHVYLDHIDALKEQFERIPKQFPKLVIKEERKAEIKSIDDFKFEDFEIIGYEPYPPIKMKMSV
- the WHS11 gene encoding white colony protein, putative (In C. albicans: cytoplasmic protein expressed specifically in white phase yeast-form cells; expression in opaque cells increases virulence and frequency of opaque-to-white switching; null mutant shows wild-type switching; similar to S. cerevisiae Hsp12p.); its protein translation is MSDLGRKDIGDKIESKLTPDSQKSTPEQFKDKVTDSLDSAAGKATSENDKSFVQKASDAIFGDSK
- a CDS encoding pumilio-family RNA binding domain-containing protein (Similar to S. cerevisiae PUF6), translating into MGNKVKGVKRSADKYNNKASKKAKLAEELPSPSSESEHSEDQIQESDAESSSEDDLDISEDEDELDDLDDEDVKGDKDEEDEGEGEDDNDEEEEEDQENGDNDHIDPNKKTSKEQHSEQKKILSERKLQRKAGIQVQKIKSLWEKLRVTKPAPTKAQRDRLCDEVWELSHDVISDLVMKHDASRVVQTLVKYSNKERRDIIVNSLKGSFYQLATSAYGKYLLIKLLHYGSKESRAIIVDELHGKLRKLMRHKEGAYVVEDLYVLYSTSEQRQQMIREFWGSQYAVFRDSGKGKTVLDITRESAEKKQLIMSNLYGTIKASVEKGSTGFQILHAAMKEYVTVLKDDIDANDSAIRDFIDLLGEQFAELVHTQEGSDVACNLIALANAKERKVIIRGLKTHSNELIKNEYGNIVLITLFMTVDDTVLIFKSFGTEIFTSELVPELIQDKFSRRPILYLLKGLDGKYFAPNVKNALLGYEELAYKKTSKKDKEQRKSELLERSIVPIYKALLDEESIVKLLQVNIAAQVITELILTSTKVEEVNKNLRPQLVDMIFQKTICGDVLEDYHLLNKAPFVSRLVKSLIQGNEFKFDNESKKLVKTGQAASPGIGSEFAERVADEINVEDWVSGQPAFVLVSAIEVLQLEKSPKAEKLKKAIKKLSLSDDDKGAKLLKNIV
- a CDS encoding DASH complex subunit DAD2 homologue, putative (Similar to S. cerevisiae DAD2); translated protein: MSKTNTAIYQKITEKRANLERFREFKELTDDLVLQLESIGDKLETMNGGTASVALILANWKSVVQSISLASLALMKESNDNNKEAFPEPLVRVRVGQANDENQEEEEDDEEDEDEDVRENEEIEESMQ
- a CDS encoding conserved hypothetical protein (possible thioesterase family protein) — protein: MFRSLVRKTTPLLAFGVGIAAFPKDWRKGQFGDKKLLVINDSVLEQIRSSERYKQLVNDPNLKHYNSSHAFPDQHHKNYVNTGLLFGPDLMEIDPIVFLDEKKGELTSFYHLGDKLISQDGQIHNGIVSTILDEGLCSAGFPLLPSKKGVTASLSIDFKNQAPPQSTVVLHAKVKEAKGRKVVIEGYLETLPLNKSESPLLIAESKCVLVEPKWFKYFAWLQV